In Rhodamnia argentea isolate NSW1041297 chromosome 1, ASM2092103v1, whole genome shotgun sequence, the genomic window GAGGCAAAAGGTGCAGTTAAGGCCATTCAAAATGAGGCCTTCTTCATCCCCTTATATGAACTTCATCTCACATATGGTGGAATTTTCAGGTTGACCTTTGGTCCCAAGGTTTGCTCCTTCTAGATGTGCATACAAGCTCTTATTGTTTTGTTATCTTTCTTattgaaaattcaagaattgTCCCACTCCCAGTTATGCGCGAATTCTTAGTATTCTAGCCAGTCATTTATTGATTTCTGGATGCAGTCCTTTGTAATAGTTTCTGACCCATCAATTGCAAAGCATATATTGAAGGACAACTCAAAGGCTTATTCAAAGGTATATGATGGTTGACTTAATTGTTCTCCTTCAAATTTTCATGAGTTTCTGGAGATATGTCAAGTGTGTCTTTGAATTTAAATCTGAACTTTGTGATGAATAGGGTATTCTGGCAGAAATTTTAGAGTTTGTCATGGGAAAGGGTCTTATACCAGCAGATGGGGAAGTATGGCGAGTACGTAGACGTACTATAGTCCCCGCTTTGCATCAGAAGGTAATGCAATTTCAGTTAGTTCACTTTTATCATTCCCGATGCTAATTTAGTAGAAgttaaatctctctcttttctcatatAATCTCTTGTTCATTGAagtccttaatttttttggtagtttgTAGCGACTATGATTAACTTGTTTGGACAAGCTACCCAAAGACTTTGCGATAAGCTTGATGCTGCTGCTTCTGAAGGGGAAGATGTAGAGATGGAGTCACTCTTCTCCCGCTTGACATTGGACATCATTGGGAAGGCAGTTTTTAACTATGATTTTGATTCACTGACAAATGACACTGGAATAATTGAGGTAATGTGCCATTTGTGGtttgtaaaaaaattgtttgattgtGCCAGCCTGTTTAACTTCTTTCAAAATCTTTGATAGTTCATTTATTTCCATGACCTCTTTCTTGATAGAGCAGGCTGTTTATACTGTGCTGCGGGAAGCAGAAGATCGAAGTGTTTCACCTATCCCATTTTGGGAAATTCCTATATGGAAAGATATCTCACCAAAGCAAAAGAAGGTCAATGAAGCTTTGAAGTTGGTCAATGATACCCTTAACGAATTGATAGCGATATGCAAGGTGACTTTTTTTCGTCCTGCTCTGCCtagtcaaatttatttttccttatattCATGCATCTATATATCACTGACGTAGTGATAGTTTCTTTCCAGACATCCTATATTGTCTTAGGCTTctgttatttttcatttgtttagcaATTGGGCAGCAATGAATATGCTCCATCTTTGTTTAATGTGGTGATAAAGGCTGTGTCAGATACTACTTTTGCTGTATCTGACTAGTTGCGTAGCTCATCAATAGGTAATAGATTTGCAGAGACAGTTAAAGTTTATGACTTCGTATTTGCAGAGGATGGTAGATGAGGAGGACTTGCAGTTTCATGAGGAATACATGAACGAGGAGGACCCTAGTATCCTTCACTTTCTCGTGGCATCGGGAGATGATGTACGGTGCCctgattttccaatttttgttaaTTGTCTACCCAGATTGCTGAAGAAATCTTGCACCTTTTTGTAGGTTTCAAGTAAGCAACTCAGAGATGACCTGATGACGATGCTGATAGCTGGACATGAAACATCTGCTGCCGTGCTAACTTGGACCTTTTATCTTCTATCGAAGGTACTTGGAGTGtattccaaaagaaaaacacgCGATGGAAACAAGACGACGCTTTACTATGACTAAAATGTCTATGCTATGGACTAGATCATTGATAAGTTTattttgatttgacaatttggAGTTAAAGGCAAAGTACATGAATAGCTTCTCCGCTTGCCTAATGCATTTTTCACTTGCACAATTACAGGAGCCTACCATCATGTCCAAGCTTCAAAATGAGGTAAGTTGTTGGTTTTTTATATTAGACTCTGTCTCATGTGGTATCATTCCTATCTCCCAATGAAATGTAAAAGAAATAGCATTAAAGTTTGTTGCATCAATTAGTTCTCTTTCCAGACCTTGAAAATGCATTTCTTTGCACCATTACCATGATTTGCAACATGAGTTAACTTTATTATTTGGTATCTGCAACTGTATGTCCTGAttacaaatttcattttccttgatGGTATGTTTAAAgttaaatcacattttttttttctgatcttACCACTCTTTTAGGTTGATTCTGTTCTTGGTGACCGATTACCAACCATCGAGGACGTGAAAAAACTCAAGTATACAACTCGAGTTATAaatgaagtaatttttttttttctctttaactAAGTTAAGGTGGAAATTTCGGTTTCTTGTGCACAGGATTGACATCTCTCTCCTTTTGTCCAGTCATTGAGGCTCTACCCACAACCACCTGTCTTGATTCGTCGATCTATTGAGAGTGATTTCCTTGGGAAATACCCGATAAAAAGGTGATTGTCTTCTAAGTTTCTTGACCTCATGGGGACAATATACTCGGGAAGTACCTCTTATCTCTAGCTGTCTAGTTTAATCTTGGTGAAAATCTCAAGTtgttaaaattttcttgattgcttttcttttttgattgcTTGAGAAAGATGTCCTTGAGGAATGTTCTAATCTTGGTATGATTTATTTCGTTGGGGGAAAGCTTCCGTTTGAGatactttctaattttttgttcttcatgGTTGGTTTGTAGTTGAAAACAACTCTTTACTGAGTTATTCAGTTAACGGGAACACATTAGTACTCTGGAGCATCATTGATCCCCAGATTTCCATCAAACTGAGTCTTAAAAACATGCGTTGTCCTTCTGTGATCTTCGAGGATTAAATTCACTGCAATCTTTGTATAATCATGTATCCATATTTCTGTTCAGAATAATGCTTCTGCCCTTAGTTAAATAATTAGTGCTCCTCCACTAATTTTTAGTCCGTACATCTACTACATATGTTCAAGTAGGTGTATCAACTTGACTTTATAATGATGTATCTGGTTGACTGACAGGGGCGAAGATATCTTTATTTCTGTCTGGAACCTGCATCGAAGTCCACATCACTGGATTGATGCAGACAAGTTCAATCCTGAAAGATGGCCGCTAGATGGACCTAATCCAAATGAAACCAATCAAAATTTCAGGTTTGTTAGATGTCAAAATATTCCCTCTGTAACTTTTACTTAGAAATGCATTATTCATCAAtggttgtgaatttttttggcTTATCCACATATCGTCAGTAATATCTGATTGTTTGTTGATATCCTTCAATTTTCTCACTCAGTTACTTGCCCTTCGGCGGAGGACCTAGGAAATGTGTAGGGGACATGTTCGCATCTTTCGAGGTAATGTTTTGAATCACTCGTTTTCTATACTCATTTACAGCACACTTCATTTAGTAGGTTGTGAGCGTATCACTTGTCTAGTTGATTATAAGTTTCTCCTGTTTCTGCATTCATTTCATGGCAAAGATCTATTTACATGTAACACTGAATGTGTTTTTATCCTGCTAATGAGCTGCCTCATTTATTGATGCAGACAGTAGTCGCGGTGGCAATGCTTGTCCGGCGATTCAACTTTCAAATCGCTCTTGGAGCACCTGCTGTGAGTGATTTTATTATGTCCTCCCTCTGTAAATTTCTAGATGGATTTGAAAAACTGGTGGCcgtttatttaattttcacaaAACTTATGAACACCGAAACTTTCTATCCTTTTGATTTGTAAAAGGAGTTGGAACTGTGATTGAAACAGCAAGAGAGCAAATTCTTACCACAGAATCTGTATCCAGGTAAACATGACCACAGGAGCAACAATCCACACAACCGAAGGGTTGAATGTGACGGTTACACGAAGGCTACAACCCCCAATTGTCCCTACATTAGAGATGCCATTACTTAAGGTGGATGCCTCCACAAGCAGTCCACAAGGGGATTCAGTGTTGAGTCAGAAAAGTGAAGTTACATCTGCCCATTCTTGAACTTCTTGGGCGTTTTGCCGCATCATTCATTGTGATTTATCTTTGGGAAATGCATTCCCTTTTCCTGTAATATATTTTTCCCCTCAGCTTTTTGGGGAACATGTATGTGTACAATGGAATGGTTGCAGTCTCCGAGAAGTAAATTGGATTGCGTATTCGAGTTTATGTGTCTCTATTTATTTGGCCCTATGTCATATGCTGAGGACACCATTCGCAAATTTGAGGGTGAGTTCTAATGTCCAGAGCGTCCCAGCGGAGCCAGCAGTAATGAATGGAACAATCACAAGCAGAAGCCAAAAACTATTGGAAACTTTGCATCTCACCTCCAGAAATCTGGTAAATCTGCCTTGCTGAGTCACAAAGCAGACCGGACTGCAAGTGAAGTTGTTTAGTGCATCTAGCTCGGTCTCGCCAAAAATGACTTTGACTTGGTGGTCTTGTGTTAAGATCTCTTATTTGCCTGACCTTATATGTTGTCATCACTCATCCCAATAATTCATCTTCCATGGTTTATTTCCACATGAATATATTATTTGCCAGAATCAAAGATAGCTGGACAATTGATGAACACAGTGAAACTTCAAAAATAATCTGATATTGGTCCAACGAATTAGTTCAATGAAATCCATGTTCTTGCCTCAGCTCATTTTGAGGATGCAAGTTGCGCAACGAATCTAACAATTGGAGGTGATTACATAAAATGAGAGCAATGACTTGACTTGCAAGTTTATGAGCAGCCGAAGCATCGTCTAATCGAGAGAAAGCTAGATGGAGCAGGCACTAATTCACATTCTGAACTCGAGTTCCTGCGAGGAAAATGCTTATAGAAGGCGTTCACCGCTCTACCCACTCCGTCTTCATTTTCCATGGCTTTAGCAAGGTCCATTGCACGCTCTTTCACCTGTTGCAAGATAGTCAGGGACTAATTGATTCAGAAACGTGAAGCAAAGATGCAACGGTACCTTAGGATCCAGCATGAATCTTATGGCATCAATTAACTTCTCAAGAGAGAAACCATCAACTGGAATGGGTGCCGGACCTACTCCTCTGGCATATACTTGTTCACCCCAGAAGGTCTGGTCTCCAAAGAAAGGTATAATGGTCGTCGGACACTGTTTCCATTGGAAAAGCGGGGAATGCACATAAGCTTAAAGGCCAATTGGCATCTACAAAAAGACTGATATATAATTACAGTTCATAACCGATCCAAAAACTTACTGCAGCTCTAAGACCAGCAGCAGTTGTACCAGCACCTCCGTGATGTACCTGGTAATAGGTGCACACATATCAGTTACCAGCTGTGGTATTCCTAGATGAAATGCAACTAAAGAACTTGAAAGTTGACTTCTGGAAAGATGtcatattcattttttgtggcATCGAAagaataattaatgaattgatTTTGTCAGACAATGTGTAAAAGCGTTCAACTAACACATAGTTTGGCAAATACGTCGAATATTCAGTAGCATAAAGATTTGTGTGAATAGAGCTGCCCAATCCTCAGTTCAATGGTTTATCTGCCAGAAGAATACTGCAGGTTCTCCTTTTGGTGTAGCAGAACAAGTCAATAGATGCAGGTATGTACAGAGGTTTGATATTGGTAAGCAATGCCGGAAAAGAGGTTCAAGGCTCCTCCAGCCACCACAACTAAGATGTTCATATATTAGGTAATGGTTCACATACAGCAGTTGCTTTAACAAAACTAAAGAGTTCTCCTTTCTCCATGTACTGACGTGAAAGCTCATCACTTTTATGAACCGGATGATCATTGTTTGCTGCTCTGCAATTAGACGAAATGACTGGCCGAACAAGTTAACTTCACATGAAAGAAGCTCAGAGTTTTACCACTGCACTACATCTTGCAAAAAGCCAGTCATGGGGACAGTTATCAAGAAGGTACACGGACTCCTTCGGTTCTGACACTGCGGGACAGAAGGGCAAGAGAGCATCAAAATATCAGTACACACTATCCATACAAAGCTTATGACATGGAAAGCTCACTCCAGAATTAGTGTAAATCAATTGAGCATTTATGCAATCTTGAATCAGCAGAAAGAGGATCCAAAACATACAGTTTCCAAGACCACCCCATCCTTTACTAATGATGCCCCTTTGCCCAGTTGCTTCAAGAGCTTTGATTATGATATCTGTCATTCTCTGTGGTTCTTGAACTGGCTGCTCATATCGACACAAAGGGAAAACTGATCAGggcagaaaaaggaaacaaatccaATGATCAGTGCAGAGATGCCGACAAGAAGGAACTCACAAGGCTACCAAAACCAATGTAGATGGGCTTGTCACCTTCTTCTAGCCATTTCAACAGTGAATCTGGTGGTTCATAACTTGATGCAAGGTCAAGAAAACAAAAGCCAACTACATCAATCTTGGGTCCCCAATCTGCAGAGTGAAGAAAGCCGGGCAACATCACGAAAGACATCCTTAAAAAGTACACAGATAACAAAAGGTGTTAGTAATCCAAGTTCATTATATCATTGAAGAAATCAACAGTGTGGAAATTAAGGTTACATAACTTGGAATATTGATTCAACTGGGAAAGCTATCAGTAAATTTGCATCGAACTTGACTCTACCTTTAGGTTTAGGGACAAGGTGAGGACTCCATGTATAACCAACAGGCACATCAGGAGGAGGGCTATTGGATCCACATAAATATGTGACAGGTCTAAgcttcaactttttctttctgAACTCATTAATCATGTCTCGTGTCGCAAGCCAAATTAATGCATCAATAATTTGATAAGACAGCTGTAAATACGTTAAAAAGCATTAAGGATATGATATAGAAGGCAGCTATGAGAAACGAAAGAATCCTCACAGACTTACTTTATACCCAGCTGGTTGCTTCACACGGGATAGAGGATGTGGAAATTCACCAGTAGGGCTGAGGCAAATGTTTTATTATCAGTGTGCATAGCATCAATGTGTAATGCATGCATCTCCATTAGTACATGCAGCATTTAACAAAGATAATAACTAGGTCGAATGACTAAACAGAAGTTTATTTGTGAGAATTAAGATTCTTGCTGTAATGGGAGGGAAATAAAGAAGGTAGGTAGGTAGAGCTGCAATTAGATTAGAAAACTTACGTCCATGGCATTGTGAAAAATATATGAATTGGTATTTTTAGTGCCTCAGCAACATGAATATGCCCTAAAAAGTATCTTCGCACGGTTAGCTGCAGTCCGTTATTTCTTCAAAGCAATGACTAAAGTAGTCTATGTTGCCATGACTACAAGACCAGTGACAACATAAAGAAGGCTAATCATTGTACTAAACCAGCATTCTCCACATAGAATCTACCATACTAGAAATCACCATCACCAACCTTCCTTTCACCTCGAGTATAATGTTTTggctagaagaagaaggaggaggaggaggaggaggaggaggaggaagtctCACCACATGCTGGAGGATTAGCAATTATTGCGTCTGCTTCAAACGGCATCTTAGAATGAGGATCGGGATCCATACATGCAGGAAGTAAAGAGAGAATAATATCCTTCAATTCATTTCTCTGAATTTGAATTTCTGAAGGTCCTGAAGGTAAGATGCCTTTGTTCTTCACCATGTCtgcagggaaaaaaatgaatcaattgaAATATCAGCAGAGGAGAAACATCTTGAGGGGTTCGTATTCTTACAATTACTCATTTCTGCCATCTAGTTTtgcaaaaaaagtaaaagaaccaaGACAAGAATGAGAAACCTACACCAAGCAAGAACTTTCGGATCTCCACCCAGAGGATAAAATTCTAATCCAGCAGTCAAGACAAACTCTCTGAAGTTTGAATGAGTTGCTAGTCTTACCCGGTGGCCATGTTCCTGCAGGAGGGATTCTTACAATTGTCAGTTCAGAGCAGCAGTTTAATGCACAGCTATTATAATCTTTAAATTGTTTGAAAGGCGTGAGGTGTGCCTTCAGCAGACTATGCAGTGAATATAAGCGAGCCATGAGCATAGATGGATTGACATATTTAGCATCTTTCCGCACATCATTTTCAGAGTTTTGACATAAGCTGAATCAAATGTTGATCAGTCAAGAGAAATGATCCAGAATAAGGAATCTGGAcaatttgaaaagttcatgGAGATTGCTGAAACATGAGCAATTGGTTATAATCATGCTTTGAAATGGAAACTCTACAATTATAGTAATTGCCAGCATTTTGAAATTCATCAAGAGCTGGACGCAACCACAATGCCTGCAGCGTATCCCCTCTCTTTGCTTTCTTCATGTAGTTGTGCATTATGTTTTTTgatacttcaattttttttaggactaTGCTGGAGAAATAGTCATTTAATAGTGTGTGACGGCAAAAATTGATGATTATCATCCCTCTACTGGAATAAAAGCCCAGTCAATTTCCAAAGCAAGAATATGAAGACAAAGTCATACATCGCCATAACCTGAAAACGTTTTCCAATAGCAACAAATGGCTGTACGTCTCCTCGTGTTCCAACAATGAGCATTACTATTTGCAGCGGAGGTAAATCTTGAATGTCTGCCATACCAGGGTCTTCATCTGTTGGTCCAATGGATGGGAATTCAGGCTCGAAATCAAGGTTTTGAGGCTTGATGTCGAGTGAAACTTCGAGCTGTACGGTTCCATCAGTTTTAACAGTAGCAACTTGATTGAGCCACTGGAGCTACAAAATTTGGTAATTAACTCAATCAAGCCATAAATCAAAATCGTGTTACATAAATCTGATCAACCAAAGATGCAACTAAGACGTAAATTGTTCATGCTGCCAAAGGGAGTCGCGATGCCATACGAAAAGAAGAGACTCTAGAATGGTAGAGGTAAATAGAGCTTTGGCTACCTTTTTTGACACAGAAATTTTCTCATCAAAGAAGTTTGCTGCAAATAGACCTAGAGTTTTTTTGTGCTTGCAATTCTCAGTTTTCGTAATTTGGCAGGAACTTGTCTCTGATTTTCCAGAAGTTGATGCTTCGCCAATTGTCTTCTGGACGGTTGGAATCCCGTCACTAAGCCCTGAAAAAACCGGATTTCCTTGAAGTATAGCACATGAATATCTCAAGCAAGAGAGAAGGTCCAAATGCACCGAACCATAGGCATACCAATAGGCAAGTATGGAGGAGCTTCCAATTGGCAACTTGATTGGAACGGTTAAGACAAAACGCGGATCTTATACATAACTGTCCTAAGAATGGAGGTGTGAAGCAGATGGTTACATATCTAGCATGAGAAGGCGTGTTGAGTATGCATGTGACATAATGCTCCAACACATCTATCCTGGATCAATTGCAGATGCGTTCGAGAAATTTTGGAACCACTAGGATCATGTGCCACTAGCAATAAAGCCATCCACGGAAAAGGATAGAATATGAGAACATCAGACCTTTGCTATGAAAGAAAAGTGATCTTTCAAGATTGTTGTGTGAGTAATTGCCGCTACCTTGCATCTATCCCGGATCAATTGCAGATGCGTTCGAGAAATTTTGGAACCACTAGGATCATGTGCCACTAGCAATAAAGCCATCCACGGAAAAGGATAGAATATGAGAGCATCAGACCTTTGCTATGAAAGAAAAGTGACCCTTCAAGATTGTCATGTGAGTAGTTGCCGCTACGTTGCATCGCACAACTAATTAACAGATTAAACAAGGGCAACCTCATGGAATGTCAAAAGGGCATGTCACAATCACTGATGAATTTGCGTCGAATGAAACAACAGTTACCTTCACACAATCACACTCAGCTAGTTAAGACAGCATATCAAAAGGATCACTAGGTTCAAACTTCCAAAGAGACCAGACGTTTAGTTGGCTTTCTCAAAAACAATCGAACAGCTGGAGATACCTCGACAAGGGGTAGTTTCAATGCCTTTGGCAGAACAATTTAGGGCTCGAGGAGTAATTATTTGTCAACTTTTTATCCCATGCCGCGCTGTACACGAGACACGAGGCACATGAACACACAGAATTTATGAGTAGTAAGGCAAGCTAGAATAAGCATAAGCCAAAATGAAATTGCAAGCTTAAAGCTTAAAGCAAAACCAACCTGAAGATCCACCATCGTTTTCCTGTCCTTCCATGTCCAAAGGAACTCTCAGTGGAGCGGTCCCCATGATCTCCAGAAGATGTCAATCCCTTTATCAAGAGAAAGGAACAAGGGAAAGGTGATGAACTTGTCAAAAGAACTAAAAGTCCCACAACAACGAAAATGAAACAGGGGGCACTGGTGCCCAATTATACAACACGATATAGGAATAAGAAGGAGGGGAAAAATGGCTGACAGAAGAATCTACCGTTGTCTACGTGTCTACTTTTGTGTTGTCAGATTGGAAAACATCAGATTATTccatgcttttctttttgcgaGGAAAGATTCAAACACTGGACTGCCTGTCTATTCTCCCAACCATAACGAGCACCCAAAGACACTGTTCAGTCATAATCAATCTTAGTTTCAGGACGGAGGGAGGTGAAATGGAGCAGAGACATTCCAGGCATTGTCCATGCCACGCGGACAGGAGTGGTTGAGGACTTCCATTCACATCGTTGGTCTTTCTGTTCCTTGGTTATTACGAACGCTAATGGACAAGACAAGAAGCAAAAACAGGGGAACCGACACAAACCAGACAAGAgtaacaaaaaccaaaaaccagTTTAGCCCCATAAGGCCATAACTAACCTTCTTCTCATACCTGCTCTTTGGAACTACCCCCCTGGTTCCTGATGCTGAAGACGGGGGCTCCCAAAAGTTCTCCGAACGGTCAAACCGTTCCAAAGATACGAAGTCGTATGATAAACTAGTTCCATCCGGATCCATGTATTTCTTTGCATTACAAAAAGTCCAATCTTTTTTAATGTGGAAGTTCAAGATTGACGTTAACAAAAAGTcaacttttttcaattcagagcATGCTGTCTTAATTCCACAACCATCATAAGAAAGACCAGCCGAAAATCAGTGGGTGTGAAACTGGGCGCATCAAGTACCCAGTCCAATGTCGGATAACATATGGTTACCTTAATATTTTGATTGGACATGTCATCCTTGACTTACTTAGTACTATGTTGATTGAGCTAAATATGTTCAGAAACCAATTCTccattgtaaaaaaaagaagatgagagaACAAAATTTCATAGTATAAAGTAGTTAGCTTAAAGGGTAGATGCCTATTGAAAAATATCTAGACGGCCTTCCTCAATTCATGCATTGGGTATCATTGATTAGGACACGAAAAATTCACCCTTTGACTACTCTTTTTGTGAGATTGATCCGCCAAAATCAAGTCCAGTCCTTCTCCTCCTATTTTTTTAAGTAGGTGAACTTCCTTCATTAGAATGTATCAGACTTCTATTCCAAACAATCCCCTTCCATCCGAATGAGACAATCACTCATTTCAAGTTGTCCTCGAAGGAgccaaaaaaacagaaatccACCTCATTACGTATATCTTCAGAGCCCAACTGGGGCATGTTGGACTTGGGCCCGAAATGactctctctccatcaaatTCGCACGTGCCATGTGTGTGGGCCCCACCTCACAAGTGATGACGTGGCATTCCGTAGCTCCCTCTCGACCATGCGTCGCACGCTTACTCTCTGTGTGTCGTGTGTCTGCGTGCGTGTGGGCCACCCTCGAAAAGCCTGTTTACGCTGAAATGACAATTGAATTGACGTCGGAAACTGGGAAACGAAACGTTTTGATCAATACCCCTGTTCAatgcgcgctctctctctctctctctctctatatcggTCTATCTATCTGTTGCACCAGCAACACCCGGGTAATAAAGCTCACACTTTAACacggtagagagagaaaagtttcaaacttgCTGGCACCCacatagagatagagagagaaacaaaaagtTTGAAGCCACCTTTAGTTCATGGGTCTCTGGGACTGGTGTAGAGGTATGATCATCCCGAGTTGTTGCTTGTTGTCAGCGGCTTTCAGTTTAGTTGTATTCGCTATTGAGTTTCTGTACTTGCCTGTCTGTTGATTTCAAGCAGAGGTAGTGAAGGGTATGATGGTATGGTGAGTTCGTCTTCTCTTGGTTGCCGGGACTTTGTGGGGAATATTGTTGAGAATGTGAAGCAAAATCTTGAAATTTTGGGCTTTAATTTACTGTTTCAGCTGAAGTTTGGATTGTGTGTGATAAATGTTTTTTTGACTAAATGTTATGTAATGTGTATAGGAGGAATTAGGCAAGTGGAAAATGCAGCTTCCATTTAACTCGTTCACTTTGGAATGTTGATTTTATGgacttctttcatttttattacaTTCGAAAGGTTGGAAATGGCTTCTTATAGGAATGCCAAGTTCAAAGCTAGGTCTTTTTCCCCCTGGTATATTTAGCTTCAGGCTCCAATTGCTTTCTGTATCTTCATGATTTGTCTTTGTCAAACCCTTTTAAGTTGGATTCCTCATTTCGCACTTAACTACTTCAGGCTGTCCCGCATAATGGTATTGCAAGGTCTGACTTGTGTCTTTGCTATGTTTTTGGTTTCTCTATTTGCTTAGTCAACTTTGCTTCAGGTCATCTTTATATTTTTGCTGACACTTGATGGTATGACTCTCCAGTCTGACCTCCTTTGCTTTGCTTGGCATCATTTTAGTGTTCACATGCCGCGAGACTTTGCTTTGAAAGTATAGTACTTGATGGAAGGAGAAATGTCCTACAAAAAAGTGCTTCTAACATACAAGAGGAAACGGCCTTCATCAACAATATGTCTTGCTCAAGAACCAGGACAAAATGATTCAGCTTTAGAAGGTTTAGCAATCACGCCAAGCGTGAAAGAAGAATGTGAaaacaattttttggaaaaccAGGGAGCAAATATGCTGGTATGAATTcttacttttaccaaaaaaatatgcTGGTATGATGAGTAAAACTTTTGGCTAGGAGTTCTGTGCTGCTTTGATGCATTCATGTGTATTGTGTACTCAGAGTCTGTTAAATTTAGCTGTAAATAATAATCCTATGGTTTTTCATCTGCTAGTTAATAAGCCTGTCAACAAGGGAAACCCGTCTTTGAGGTTAGAGCTTCCTGGAAGTACTTCATGGTTCATATTGAGCAATCTGCTGTCTTTATTGGTTTATGAGATTTGACATGCGTAAATACATCCAGAAATTCTTATAGGCTATTAGATTGCAAAATGTCTtgtaattttacattttttttctactcAGATTGTTTTCTTTACTGGGGTTGGATAAACTGAATGGAGCACCAAGTAAGACTGGTGAATTGAAAAGTAGAAGGTGAATAGGATCCTTAACGTATACAGTAGAAATGAGGCAATGGAATCTATTTAATCTGACTTTAAAGCTTAGGTAATAGTTTGATGGTACATCT contains:
- the LOC115740239 gene encoding protein LUTEIN DEFICIENT 5, chloroplastic isoform X1, whose translation is MAANFLLLQSPSSISTLSNFHAKLHTARFRQPTPAKLNGNYRWATTITCASSNGREPESVDSGVKSVERLLEEKRRAELSARIASGEFTVERSGFPSQVRNGLSKLGVPPEVLDFFFQWFDSSEDHPKIPEAKGAVKAIQNEAFFIPLYELHLTYGGIFRLTFGPKSFVIVSDPSIAKHILKDNSKAYSKGILAEILEFVMGKGLIPADGEVWRVRRRTIVPALHQKFVATMINLFGQATQRLCDKLDAAASEGEDVEMESLFSRLTLDIIGKAVFNYDFDSLTNDTGIIEAVYTVLREAEDRSVSPIPFWEIPIWKDISPKQKKVNEALKLVNDTLNELIAICKRMVDEEDLQFHEEYMNEEDPSILHFLVASGDDVSSKQLRDDLMTMLIAGHETSAAVLTWTFYLLSKEPTIMSKLQNEVDSVLGDRLPTIEDVKKLKYTTRVINESLRLYPQPPVLIRRSIESDFLGKYPIKRGEDIFISVWNLHRSPHHWIDADKFNPERWPLDGPNPNETNQNFSYLPFGGGPRKCVGDMFASFETVVAVAMLVRRFNFQIALGAPAVNMTTGATIHTTEGLNVTVTRRLQPPIVPTLEMPLLKVDASTSSPQGDSVLSQKSEVTSAHS
- the LOC115740239 gene encoding protein LUTEIN DEFICIENT 5, chloroplastic isoform X2 gives rise to the protein MAANFLLLQSPSSISTLSNFHAKLHTARFRQPTPAKLNGNYRWATTITCASSNGREPESVDSGVKSVERLLEEKRRAELSARIASGEFTVERSGFPSQVRNGLSKLGVPPEVLDFFFQWFDSSEDHPKIPEAKGAVKAIQNEAFFIPLYELHLTYGGIFRLTFGPKSFVIVSDPSIAKHILKDNSKAYSKGILAEILEFVMGKGLIPADGEVWRVRRRTIVPALHQKFVATMINLFGQATQRLCDKLDAAASEGEDVEMESLFSRLTLDIIGKAVFNYDFDSLTNDTGIIEAVYTVLREAEDRSVSPIPFWEIPIWKDISPKQKKVNEALKLVNDTLNELIAICKRMVDEEDLQFHEEYMNEEDPSILHFLVASGDDVSSKQLRDDLMTMLIAGHETSAAVLTWTFYLLSKEPTIMSKLQNEVDSVLGDRLPTIEDVKKLKYTTRVINESLRLYPQPPVLIRRSIESDFLGKYPIKRGEDIFISVWNLHRSPHHWIDADKFNPERWPLDGPNPNETNQNFSYLPFGGGPRKCVGDMFASFETVVAVAMLVRRFNFQIALGAPAVSDFIMSSLCKFLDGFEKLVAVYLIFTKQGVGTVIETAREQILTTESVSR